The Strix uralensis isolate ZFMK-TIS-50842 chromosome 4, bStrUra1, whole genome shotgun sequence genomic interval TATCCAAAAACTCATGACTTCTGAGGCTGAAAGCGAGAGGcaaattttttttgttgtcttaaaGACAAGTGTCTagtcttctctcttctcttttccctcttgttCACAGGGTGGCCCAGCTGCCAAGTGTGTGGCTGTCTCCTCTCCCATACTATTAAAAATGTGAGAGTAGTCGACGGCCTTGTCTAAACGGTTTGACgaacagaagcacagaggaaatgaaacaaaGCTGTTAACCCCTTTTCTGTATTTCCACCCCTCTGTCCCTCACCTCCTCCCCTAGTCGCAGTGGCACCGACCGGGTGAGGGCTGGGCCTGTGGGGGGGGCTCAGCGGCTCTCACCGTGGGAGGGCGGCCGGGAGGGGATGGACGCGCCTCTCCTTGAGGGGCCGCGACGCCCTTCGCCGGGGGCAGGGTGGCGGGCGGCCGTTACGCCTCAGGGCGGGCAGTCCCCGCCCGCAGCGCCCTGGGCTGCCGCCATGTCCCGGCCCTTCGCTGTGGGCCGGCCCTGCCCGGCGCGGGTGActgcggggagggctggggccggTCTGCCCGGCGGCCGCCGCGTCCGGCGGCATGGCGCGGGGGTCCCGCCTGTGGgcgctgctggtgctgctgtgcGGGGCGGTAGCGgcggccccggctccccccgcggcggccccgctgcTGTGTAACGTGAGCCTGGACAGCCCCCCCGAGGAGCGGTGGCTGCCGGTGCTGCGGCACTTCGATCCCGCCTTCCTGCGCGCCGCCGTCGCACGGGTCATCGAGTGAGtgtggggcggcggggggggggctggcagccccgTCCCCAGGAGCGGCGGGGGTGCAGGGAGCAGCGCCGGCCCCTCAGGCTCCCGGGGGAGCGGCGTGAGGGGCAGCCCCGGTCCCGCCGCTCCTGCCGCAGCCGTGCCGGCAGCGGGACGGCGCCAGGGCCCCCGggcccccttctccctcccccgcCCCAGCACCGTGGAGCCCTTGTAGTCCCCCCGCCAGAcccgctgctgcggggcctgaACGGAGAGGGCCAAGTGCTGCTGCGCGACTGCTGAACTTGTCCGAACTCAAAAATCAAGGGGTTTGTTTGAGCAGGTAACCCAGTACTGTTGCGTTATGTGTAGGCTTAGGAACCCGTCAGAGGACGGACTGGGGAGATCCTTGGTAGGAATAAACAAATCTCCCCAGTAGGATGCCTGCGCTGGATGTTTTGCTCGGGTTGTGCAGGCTCCTCTGGGTCCGTGGAGAAGCCGATGAGAGTGGGTGAGGGACGGGATGCGGGGATGGCAGATCCAGCGTGGGAGAGACTGCAGCACCAACCGGGACAGGCTGCCTCCTTGGGTGTCTCGTTGCTAAGTGTaaattgcaaacatttttgtccctttttcaGCTAATGCCTTCAGTATATTTTGCAGTGAAAGCGTACCGAAATGGGTCCACGAAGTTATTCGGCCAATAGCAGCAGAATTGGAGTTATTTATGCCGCAGCCCTTCGCAGGGGAAATTCTGGGACTGTGCAAAGCACTGGGAGTAAGTCTTGGAGATGGAGTCCTGCTTAACTTTGCCTACGAATCTACCGCGTAAGTGTCTGGTACTTACAGAATCCAGTTCAGCGTGGGGGACCACACAAAAAGGCGGGTGAAGACAAGTGGCAGATGATTTGCACTGTTCATTCTTGTACTGTTGAATACATTTAGCTGGAGGGTTTCATTCTTATTAGGCTGTTTGTGTCCTGAAttgaaagagaaacacagagcagTATTTTTATACGTTAATGAAGGTAATGTGTAGCTGTAAtgtttttgtgtatgtatatCTCTATAAAAGTGCgaaaataatttctgctaatAAGGAAGGGCCATCCATTCAAAGTATTTGTGTTCATTTATCTTCAAAGATCATGTAATGTACTCTTATTTAAACTGTTGTATTTCCCTAAAAAGGAAACTAGCAGAATTAGTTGCAATCTAATTATTTTAACCATTCATCTGAGATGAAGTTGCTTCCAAACCATTTTCTGGATGAACCTTCATAGTAgttgtaaaatgtaattttttgatTTGCACAACGGAAAATGGATGTAGCATCTTTATGGCAGCAAACAAAACCTCAGTGGAAAAAATACTTAgtttcattgcctttttttttccctagaagcaTGTACAGGAGAATAATAAACACTTGATGTTGTCTGTGAGgatcataaaaatatttctccataTAGGCTGTAATAACAACCAGGTGCATACAGCCGCTTGTATGcattttgattattatttttcttaatgtggGGTATTAAGTTAAAGagatcttttcttttaaagtaaggATTAATACTGAATAAGATAGTCATTAAATGCTAGCCTTCTTAGTGTTTCACAGAGGACACTTATCATTCTGAGACCTGGTAAGGGCcataaaattttaagtttctCAACTCGTAATGATACTCAAGAAAAAATGTCAACCAGGAACGAACTACTTGTCTGCAAAATTTTTTACCTTTACAGTTTTGAAAGACAGTGCTATGCATCACTGGAATGACAAGCTCATAACtccagagaaaacaaatttttaatttcctgctaATTCAATATACTTAATTTAAAAAGCCTGTTTTAACGGAACTGAAACTCTTATTAAAAAAGGCATTTCAGCCTGCTTCCTGTTCTAGAGAAAAGATGAGACTATTATTGAAATGACTGACACCTCAACAATAActgatggttttttttcagtttgaaaggACTTTGTTTGAACTTTTTATCTAGTtgtgattaaaaatatttcactttggaCCCCATTTATAATCTGTAATTGTCTAAATGAAATCCATAAAGTTTTATACTGATACTTTGTGGACATTTTAAATGTCAGCTATTCATCTCCATttagaaaagaagtaaaatgaagtaATGAAATTTTTCTCAGGTGGAAATGCTCCTTCCTACATGTTCTGTAACATCTGATCTGAATTGGACAGTAGTGTGGCTTTTGACTTTCTGAGCCAGGTGGGACTTGATAAGTATTGTAGAGTTTTGTGTGTTAGACTCTGTGGGAAAGAATTTCCCCTTATTGGTATCGTGCATAAGTTATAAGATGTTGTAGTGTTGTGTGGTTATGTAGAGCTTCAGCCAAACAATTCTGtccctgtttttttccagtgtgaaatTAAAACCTGTAAGAAGTTTCATCAAAAAGTATAGGATGAGACTACTCCCTCGAGTTGGGAAGCATTAAGTGTTTATGATGTAAACTCCTGTTTGTATGCTTACATGTGCTTACAATACTTTGCAGAAGATAAACTCAGTAACTCCTCCTGAAACATTGAGCTAGTTCAGCTATAATGTTGGAAGTGTTGTCATAGCTTTTTCTTAAATCgttctttctcctttttgttttggaAGGTTCTGTACTAGTATTGTTGCTCAGGATGACAAAGGAAACATTTACCATGGTCGGAACCTGGATTACGATTTTGTCGATATATTAAGCAAGATTACAATTGATGTGCGGTTTATAAAGAGTGGGCAGGTACGATCTGTGGTTGACATGGCTGGGTGGTATTCCATGAAGGAACAGGCTATGGTCGTACAGCTGCGTAGGCAGTGGGATTTCATGTAGGAGTGTGGTTTCCATCCCAGATTTACTGGATTATTTGAGCACCCCAGTCACTCTCTAGGAGTGTGGGATGaatgctggttttgctttctggACATCCAGTTTGTGGTTATAAACTGGAACAAATAGAAAAGCATAATCTAGTATCTCAGGATCATGATTTGGAAGGATATGTTGAAAGAAGGAAGTGTCAAgatactaaaaaagaaaagagagaatatAGAAAAGAGATCAGTTTTAGCAGGGACTGATTCTATAGCTTTTTTCCTAAGGCCTGTTACTTTTCGTGACCAATGTGTGTGTTTGAGATGAAAAATTCCAAAAATGAACTAGTTGTAGTGCAGTCTTcattagtgtgattttttttttttccatattcattAGTCTGTTTTGCAAATGGTGAACTTTGTTTGTTTCTTGCTTAGCTACTCACTAACTTGAACAAAACTTTTGTAGCAGTCATGTAACAAATGAAATGTtgtgtatttttataataatttttagaaatataaatataaagaaatagaaTAGGTATATAAATACaagaatatttagaaatataaattttatagatttttttaataaaagtaaattTTTATAATTTACTTTGCAAGTTCTACTGTACTTCAAGGCAAAGTGTTTTATAGCAGCTTCTGTATGAAAGTCACAGAAAAAAGTATAGGATGCTGCTTCAGAATGTTGCCTATATTTTAAGTAGTGTTCTGTTTCAGAATGCTAAAACACTGTATGTTTCCTGGTTTCAGATAGCATATCAAGGCACCACATTTCTTGGTTACGTAGGCTTATGGACTGGACAAAGTCCACGCAAGTTCACAATCTCTGGTGATGAACGAGGTAAAATAATAAATCTGTCTTCCACACTTGATGTTATGTACACTATTTTAGTTGATTGTTGCCTCTTCTGACCCTTCTCTCCTAGTCcgctagagggaaaaaaaggattaaagtTGCTAGGGGGGAGCTGAAATTGAATGACTTCTCTGGCTCTCAGGGGGTGAAAGCACAGATGCTGCCAGTTTTTGACTGCTGCATAGGAGAGAGGTATTTGTTTGTCAGCACAGTGTCATCTGAGCTTGAAAAGTGTCAGAGGAGACAGAGAACGTTGAGGAAAGCCATACAAGACAAATGAATGTGGTCTGTTCAAGAGACAATTGGAGATGGCAGAGTAGGGGCTGAGAGGAAAAGATGTGCTCCTGTACAGCAAATAAACGGCTACTTTCTGTATAGCAAATAAATGGCTGCTTTCCTAGttccctgtcccttcctctgtattctgtatttctctgtcCCTGTAAGGCAGCTTTAAAGAGAGGATGGGAGGAGAACTGTAACACTGAGAGATCTAGGGGAAAGGTAGCAGGGCTTGAGAGAATGCATGGAGGTACTGGAAAGGCAGCTGAGCAAAGATCCAGTAGTAGAGGAAAGTTGAGATATGTCACTACTGAGAACTAAAACTGGCCAACAGAAGGGCTTGTAACAGTCAGGAAGGGTCACTGCCTTCTCCATCAGCACTTCAGTTTCACAGATGTTGATGTCCAACAGGGCTTGGGTTGGCCTCTTCCAtcccttctgcctttttttttttattttttttccctcccccgcttctctctcttctttttccctcccccgcttctctctcttctttttccctcccccgcttctctctcttctttttccctcccccgcttctctctcttctttttccctcccccgcttctctctcttctttttccctcccccgcttctctctcttctttttccctcccctgcttctctctcttctttttccctcccccccttctctctcttctttttccctcccccccttctctctcttctttctccccttctctcttttctaGCAGCagacatttttttgctgttattagCTCTTTGTTAGAACTGGAGCCAATGTAGTCTGAGTTAGAACCaacatctaaaataaatgttcatttttcGCTTAGGCTTGTGgtaagcattttttctttttaatcttttaattagacaatcttctgttttcagaatttttttagaTGTTATTCAAACACTATCCACTGTATACATTATATACATATTCATTATCTCTGAGCAGGGATTCGGCTATGGAGCACATCCACCttttgatttctgtttcctttgttAATACTGCCTTGTTGCATTTCCTTGGTTCTTTTCATAGTTTACACTCCTCTATTTTTTGAAGAGCCTGCTTCTGATGCTAGTGTAGTTATTTAGTCCTTTCAAAACTGGAGCATCCTGGGCTGATACTGAGAGATGCAAACAGCTTTTAGTTCATGCTAACATCAGCTTGGAAATAGTCTTATAGTGTATAGAGTATGCAAAAGGCTTGATTTAGAAAATCTTGGAGACCAAAGTCCTGTGTCTGTGGAAAGGCACGATTTGGGGACAAAAGCAGTGCCACCCTGTTCTCCCTGCTGTTTCTCAGCAGTGTGCTTCAACCCTCAGTGTAAGGATCATCTAAGACAACAGTGAGGTAGTTTAGCTGGTGCACAAACCCATTCTGTTCTGATTCTGATAGAGGAATCAAGTGCTGAAAACTTCTGTGTGTGATGGGCCCCTCTTGTCCATCAGGAGCTGATGTGCTGTCATCCACCTGTGTGCCTCGACTTCAGTCACTTTTTAACTCCAGGCAACAGTAACTCACTCAGCACATGCTGTGCTCCTCCTGTAAGTCAGCTGTTGCTGACTGCCTGCTGCTTTATCTGTCACTCTACAACTGAATTCAAAATTTAGGGAAAGGAGCATGGGAACTATATCTGGAAAGGGGGATGACTTCAAAATTAGGGTGAAGGTCAGGTGACAAGCATATCGTTTCTGCtggctttttctggttttggcatATGAATAATTATAAACTTGaccttctgtttttcttagttcTCCTAATTTTCTCCAGTAATACAGAAACACTATCACTACCTCTTTTTTTATCTGCTTCATGATTTCTGTGTAATTCTTCCTGTTGTTACAATATTTCAGTAAGATGAATAATGAGGTGATTAATGCTAATATTTGAGCTGACAGTTGTAGACTGTTACATCGTATGAGTAGACCTGCAGTCCTTTTGGAAATATGTGTTACAAAGTGCTAGTCCCTGTTACAGTCGCCTTTGACTCTTCATTGCTTAATATTCAGCTGTGAATAAAAACGGTTTAAAAACTGAATATCTAGCAACTTATCAATACTGAAAGGAATGTGATAGGTTTTGATTGAAATTACTAGCACTGGCAAGTTCTGAGAGACACTGTATATTCTCTGTACAGTGCTGAACACTGTCTTTATTGTCCACTGTACCTGAGATTCCCTGCCTTTTTTATGGCACCCTTTTATGGCACTGGTCACAGGAATATTGTACCTTTTGGAAGACACCAAAAAGCTAAGATAATGATCACTCCTGTTATTACAGGTCTGAGATCCTTTCTGGAAGGCAGCGGTGCTAATCCAGCTGCTGTGGTTGAATTTCAGTTGTGATTATGttgtttgtttatatttcacCTGTAGTTTCACCTGGATGTTATGTTCTTTCTTAGCCCTTCCCCTGGAATGTTGACATTTTATGCTGATAGGTAGCTGCCCTGTTTCACTGGGGGTTTAGGTTTCTGTGGTACTTCAATATCCAACTGCAGTGATATAGAGAGCTGAGTATTTGAAAGACAGATACTGTAAAATGAGGGCTTGCCAGGGTATGTTAgcctgggcagcacatcctgcATATTTTATGTATAGATATCAGTAAAGTAATACAGCAGAAAAGGAGCACTATCAGCATTCACTGTTCTAAACAGTGTTGATAAGCTCAAGAGGGTACAGAGGCTCCATCTGCTTTCAGGTGCTGTGTGCTTTGTCAGTTTGGTATAAGCTGCCTAAATTTGATGTTTTTATGGTAGTGGTATagttagaaaatgaaagaatttattGTACCACTCTTGTAGTAGAGGGAAAGATTGCAGAGATAGAGATGggagatggagaagaaaggaaggcaggaggaTAGATTTCACAGAGTGTACATAACATgcatatataatttcttttctttttttttttttcttcagcaggtGGTAGATGGTGGGAAAATGCAATAGCTGCTTTTTTGAATCGGAATTACCCTGTCAGCTGGCTTGTCCGAGATGTAAGTGCACTGAGTTATTTTCTCATATTTCACAGTCATGTCATTTGTACTTACAAACTCCTAGTAAATTGGATGTTCCAACTTTTAGTTTCACAGAAAATTCAATAAATTGATAAGTAAATGCATTTCATAAGAGGAGATAGGTATTGTCTCTCTTGTACACATCACTGATGATTTGGAGACAATTACCGTCCTTCAGGGGCGCAATCTCTAATCAATGCCAAAAGTCTTTGAGAAGCTGTGCAAAGGCTTCTGTCCTAGGGACTATTTCAGCTAGCTGTGATTTGTAATTTAACAAATTGAGGCAGCTGCAATCTTAGATGGTTAGTATCTGACCCAGTGGTTATTTTACACTACGTTTGATACGTTACCATATTAAAAATGGAGAGCTCACTGGTGAGTGGAAGGAGTTAGACTGGTATTTTGTATAGCACATTGTAGGAATACTGTGTTAGGGTACTACTAAAATAAAACAGGTCTGCTGCTTCTCAGATTCTTGAAATACAGTAAACATGAATTATATGGTTCGTAGGTAAACTCCCTCCAGAACTGGAATGTCTGCTGGACTTTGTTGTTCATATTTTTTGAGTTTGAGATGTGACTTGAGGCTGTGACTCGAAACTGCTAGCTGCAGCGTTGCTGTCGgaaataattaattgttttccAGGATCTTCCCCATCTTTCTGAACAATTCTGTTTGATGGCATGTTCTCCATATTTGTTTTTAGTTCCTGCacagcattcatttttaaaaatgtacttcagtAGGTTGTGGCCCTACACCTGAAAATAATAGCTTCACTGGCTGCAGTGACTGTCAGTTTATGCTAAGTTAGTCACCTGGTTATGGCAGGAGAAGCAATGCCTCTGCCTTATCATTGTTATCTAAATCCTCTTAAATCATTGGCAAAACCAA includes:
- the NAAA gene encoding N-acylethanolamine-hydrolyzing acid amidase isoform X1 translates to MARGSRLWALLVLLCGAVAAAPAPPAAAPLLCNVSLDSPPEERWLPVLRHFDPAFLRAAVARVIDESVPKWVHEVIRPIAAELELFMPQPFAGEILGLCKALGVSLGDGVLLNFAYESTAFCTSIVAQDDKGNIYHGRNLDYDFVDILSKITIDVRFIKSGQIAYQGTTFLGYVGLWTGQSPRKFTISGDERAGGRWWENAIAAFLNRNYPVSWLVRDTLSRAEDFQSAVLRLAGIPIIAEVYYIVGGVSPKEGMVITRNRRGPADLWPLDPLGGAWFRVETNYDHWTTPPPFDDRRTAAIKALNATGQQNINFDTLFKVLSVKPVLNNNTVYTTVMSAALPDKYQTWIRTVK
- the NAAA gene encoding N-acylethanolamine-hydrolyzing acid amidase isoform X2 codes for the protein MARGSRLWALLVLLCGAVAAAPAPPAAAPLLCNVSLDSPPEERWLPVLRHFDPAFLRAAVARVIDESVPKWVHEVIRPIAAELELFMPQPFAGEILGLCKALGVSLGDGVLLNFAYESTAFCTSIVAQDDKGNIYHGRNLDYDFVDILSKITIDVRFIKSGQIAYQGTTFLGYVGLWTGQSPRKFTISGDERGGRWWENAIAAFLNRNYPVSWLVRDTLSRAEDFQSAVLRLAGIPIIAEVYYIVGGVSPKEGMVITRNRRGPADLWPLDPLGGAWFRVETNYDHWTTPPPFDDRRTAAIKALNATGQQNINFDTLFKVLSVKPVLNNNTVYTTVMSAALPDKYQTWIRTVK